caatgggagcttgccatgaaagaagagatgtggtcacttgagaagaataaaacttggtcactagtgaagttacctcatgataaaagggcgttgcaaagtaaatgggtgtatcgaatcaagaatgagttggatggcaagaaaaggtacaaggctcgtttggtagtcaaaggctttcaacaaaaggaaggggttgactacaaaaagatattttcaccagtagttaaaatgactactatccgtttggtactttctatggttgcatccgaagacttacatctagagcaactagatgtgaagactgcattcttgcatggtgatcttgttaaagagatctacatgaggcaacccgagggctttgaggtaaagggtaaagagaagtgggtttgtaagctaaagaaaagtttgtatggattaaagcaagcacctcggcaatggtacttgaagtttgatgattttttgaagaagattggtttcttaagatgtgaagcggatcactgttgctacttgaagaaactcaagtcttcttatataatcttattgttgtatgttgatgacatgttacttgcaggttccaacatgtgcgaaattaacaagttgaagggattactttcccgtgaattcgagatgaaagatcttggtggtgctaggcaaatacttggcatgagtattgtgcgtgatcgtgtgaaaggtactctatacttgtctcaatccaaatatattgagaaagtagtagagaggtttaatatggagaattcaaaggctcgttctatgcctttgggtagcacgattaagttatcgaaaagtcaatcaccaaagacggtaaaAGACAAAACAGATATGGAAAAAGTtacatatgcatcggccgtgggtagtattatgtatgtcatggtttgtacaagacccgatattgctcaagcagtgggagttgtaagtcgttatatgtctaatccggggagggaagcggtcaaatggttgcttcgttatttgaaaggtacttctaatatgggattgtgtttcttcaaaaacaatctcatacttaggggttatgcggatgctgatttgggtggatgtgatgattcggggaaaagcactacgggttatgttttcacaatagggaagacggcggttagttggatgtctcgactacaaaagagtgttgctttatcaaccaccgaagccgaatatatagctattgcagaagcttctaaagagcttgtttggttgaaaaacttcttaggtgagttgggtaaaagacaagactattgcgtcttgaattgtgataatcaaagtgcggttcatcttgggaagaatccggtgtttcatagtcgtacgaaacacatcaagataaggtatcattttattcgacaacatataaatgatggtactttattattggagaaaatccttggtacgaagaatcctgctgatatgtttactaaggttgttacgacagagaaattgaggttttgcatgacctcaattggtcttctaataaattgatgagagaagacccaaCTAGAGAATTaaagagttaatgtttcaattctaacaagtagtgttgaagaccttgtatcgaaagtctgctcatccgaagtatgtgttgagtgtgcgtgtcccaaatggagtttggcggtataatggtggtttaacgttcttggttagatcgttgatattttgggttttcgaaggttgggtttgttcaaagtctccaagtgggagattgttggagatatggagaactttaaacaattagattagagggaagattccaggaaactcacacgaagcttccacgaagttgttaggaaactcacatgtagcttacacgaagttgttaggaaactcacatgtagcttccacgaagttgtgaggaaattcacatgtagctttcaCGAAGCTGTcaagaaactcacatgaagcttcaaggaattgttttagcttactccttaaaccattctataaatagaccctcttgtaactcattgtaaacacaccaaaaatattcagtaaatacattctctagttggtccgtggactaaagcaatcacagtgattgcatataaccacgttatctcttgtgtcgatttacatttcttgcatttataatctttcgttcattaagtgggttagtaatcttgtagaattactatcggtgagtgatcttgctgaatcacttgcgttgttttgagtCATAATATCCTTACAGCAGGAACAAGTATCATCCCACTAGAGAGTCGGAAATCCATGCCAAGAGGGAGACTTGTACTTGCGCCCATATTAGCATATGACGGCCCCGACTTCTAAGATAAAAGGGTACTACTAAGTTACTAGCTCATTTCGTGAATAGTGTATCTTTACACGCTATGTAGATGAATGGTACCTTGTTTTTCAAATTGGTAGTTTTGTTGTACTTTTGACCCGCCAACTCAATTTAGTCAAACACATTAGGCTATTACCCTCAACTATGCCATCACCATAACAAGCTTGTCAAGATGATCTTACAAAGCcttccaaaaaaataaaaaataaaaaaaaaatgatcgtACAAAGACTCAATGATACAGTCACCTCGCAATCAAACTTAACGATTCTATTTAACCAATACTAGAGGGACTAAATCATTCATTTTACTGCCTTCTTATCCATTACATATAGACATACATTGTAAAAATACTCTTCGGGTGGTGAGGGTAAGGGTCACGAAATAATCCGGTTAGACCACGTAAATCAGAGTAAAAATACTCCTctccgttatatatacatatacataatacataatacatTGGGATAATTAAGCCTTTGGTAGGAAATGACCACATAAAAACTCTGGAGGTTATAAAAAGATATCGCGCGCAGTCAGTTAAGTAGTATGTGGCTTAATTAACAGTAAGAGTGAGTCTATATAGGAACAACAATGCATACCTTCATTCTTAATGATGATGCATGCCTATTGCTGTTAAAACATGTAAAAGAAATTAAAAAAAGTTGAGTATGTAATTGTTAGGAAAACTTCTATTTCTTACAAAATTGTTATCAGTTACATATCATTCATCATACTTATGAAGTTAACTATTTCAAAATTTTCTGTAGCAAAATATAGCTCTGATGTAACATTGTTGGTCATAGATGGTGTATTATATCTACCAACGATACGTACGTACCCACAACTCCAACAACTAATCCAATCATCACAACGAACCCAACGATCACCAGCTCAATACCATTTTTCTTGTAAATACCTGAAATCTTCAAGTAACACAAACAAGGTATTGTAATTGAACCTGTGGCACTTAATAACGCTCCCACAAGTGACATCAAATATCCAAAGAAAGGGATAGACAGGGCTACAATTACAGTGCTTATCAGCAAGATTGTTCTAACTATGGAGTTAAATAACTTTTTGTTGCAAGAAGATTGAAAGTGAGTTTCGATAGTGTTGACAATTGGTGTTAGCATTAACGCGTATTTAGCTATTGGTGTAACAAGAGTGGTGCATATGGCCACTCTTGAACTAATATGATGAGTTGGAAGGTTTAAGGTGATTTGTGACTCTGCCTTTGAACCAAACATAAGGTAACCAATAATTGCCATCAATGAATAAGTAACCGTACACAGGGCAAAACATATGAACAAGACCTGCAAATGTGAAGCAAAAAGTAAGTTTTTAGTAATAAAATAATGGAGAccgaatatttaaagtttaaaatttaAGGCACAAATATGTCAAACTTTTACAATGGCGATTTTAGAATCAAAAATTAAAGTGTCCTAATGTGGGCTAATTATAGGTCTGTTGTTGTACAAGCTCTTAATTCAGTGAGTACAACTGATGTTTCTTTGTCACTTAATTCAGTAAGTAAAATTGATGCTTTTGTCACTTAATTCAGTAAGTAAAATTGATGCGTTTATCACTTAATTTAAAAATTGATTTGTTTCTAGGAGACAAAATCAGACACCCCTTCCTCCACATAGGCAAATGTAAACACTGTCAAATTTAGAAAAAAGTAAACTGTGGCTGTTTACTTCCAAAAAACAATTACTAACATGCATTAAGTGCATCAATTAATTTGTATAAGACGCGTTTACCTTTGAGAATTGACGTTGATTTCTCATGGAAGTATAGAGGGTAGGGAAAACAGGATGAGCGCAATAACAGAACGTATACAAGCTAATAGCTGATGGTAGTCCATTCCAGTTTATGACTTTACCCTTTTCATGAAAACCGATATGATCAAATGCACCAGCCCAAAAGATTGAGCCTAAAATGAGCATGGAAGCTAGAACTCCACTAGCGGATATATAAGACAGAACACTCATGCTATTAAAACAACTTGTTGGGAGCAAAATGAATGCAACAAGGATAAGAAATCCATGTTTTAGACCAATACGAGTGCCACTAATGTCAAAACTCACGTGCGGGAATAAGTTACTCAGATTATCACTTTCTAGGATTAGAAAACCTGTTGCGACTAAGTAGAACTCTACGTTCATAGTGATTGATACAATCATTCTCCCTGTTTTCCCAAATGCTCGATCTCCAATATCGGGATAGCTTCTTATTGTTGGATCAGCATCCATACATCTTTTGATTAATAATCCTGTGTAAAAAGTTGAGCTAGCAATAATGAAAAGGAGTATTAAGCTTAACCACCCTCCTGATGCTAATGCATATGGAATTGAGAGTATTCCAACTCCTGTGAATCACATTAAATAGAAGATGTCAGCATCTTTTGAATTAGATTCCTATAAAGTATTGATTGATTGATTGCATATGGGCTTTAGTGAAATGGAGAAATGTTTTGGTTCAAGACTTAACCATCAAGATAGTCTGACCTATTAAAATTTTTACGAGAGGTTTCAGGTTCAAACTTTCAAAGAAAGGGTCGGAAATGGTTACGAGAGAATCTGATTAGGACACATACATCATAATAAAAAACACTCCCTCCTAGCTAGACTGAACATGGATATCTTATTTATTTGGTAGATCATGAATTCATGTCATAAAGGAAGATTGAAAATAGATTTTTACACGATAATGTTTTTTCgataatcttttttttttaacggcaatttatagatttcatttttttttcttacaAATGTATCTTTGAATGTTTGTAGATTTGGAATGGGGTCTCATTATGCATATTTGGTTATTTAATAGTTTTGGAGATTTGTTAATAAATTGGTTTGTTAATATAAAATGATGAAAATAGATAATTTAATAATGGAGATGAAGATATCTGTCACCTGAAAGAGAATTGAGACAATTAAAACAAGTACTAATGAATGATGCATTGTTTATGTTGTTGGTGTATTCTTCTTGTCCTTGTTCCACATCTCCACTGTTAAGCACTAGTGGTATTGTAAGAGAGTAATTTTCCTGGTTTTTGGCCTCCATTATTAACTGTTTTTCTCACATAAACAATGAGAATTAGTTGTAtatttattgctaaattaagtaatgttttATTGCTTTAAATAAACAGTTTACCGGGATATTGGGTGGGACATTCCACATTCTCCAGGCATCTTCTATTTTACACATTATCaatcaaaattattaatttcatACTTTTAATCTTTTAAaattagtttatatatatttatatttatattatttcaaTTTTAATTCAATTTACGTACTCACTATCTAATTAAAGGTTTCTTAAACAGATAATGTTTTCTCTATTTAAGTTATCTAGAATGTACGTGAATTGTTAAATATATGTACACATAACATCTAAACTATATGTTATTAATATCCTTCCTCCAATAAAAATTGGAGTAACATAAGTAATATTAAAATTACCTAAGTTATGTATTATTGTTATAGCTAGGATAAGTAAATTTGATTACATAACTACGTTAACCTGTTATTAATTTTAATGTGCAccctgttataatatataaatatatatatatataaatggatagtcaattattgatacacaaaagtaatattattgtattacctaaacttgtgatatttttgctataaatagccatgaatgcaagcattaaacttgcaccatttctcacacttacaaagtgtttctttctttctctccattatcatctttgttcttacacttcattattagtattcttaatcaagaatcaaatcactaaaggtagttataagcctactgaattataacatcaagaatcaaaccactaaaggtagttataagcctactgaattataacacgttatcagcacgataatcttaatactaattatggttggctctgccacctaaatgatatatggtcggttataccacctgaataatatatggtcgacactgtcgtctaattatcatttatgttactaacatttatatttcaattatctaacatttatatggccgacactgtcgcctaattatcatttatgttactaacatttatatttctattatctaacatttatatggccgacactgtcgcctaattatcatttatgtttactaatatttatatttatgttatataacatttattaatgattacttacatatggtcgacactgtcacctacttatcatttatgttatattaaatttatgtttaatgtttatatacttatgaatataaagtgactataatttatcatgatgtttgttttaatagaaaatgtcgaatctggaaaagcttaaatttactcctttagaatcaactggaaacaactacatgccatgggttataaaagtaaaaatgcatcttaaatcaatgggcgttcttgaagccataaatgaaaacaacaattgttctgaaaaagaacaagcaacggcatgttgctttattcatcaacatattgatgaatgcttacaaaataattatgtgactgtagaagatccccatgttttatgggaaggtctcaaaagcagattcaataatcaaagagaaattttacttccagctgctatggaacaatggagaacattaaggttccaagactttaagaaagtaaatgaatatagctcagctctgtataatacatgttcacaacttaaattctgtggacatgaaataagtgatgcggacatgatggagaaaactttctccacaatgaatgctgcaaacatcacagtgcaaagaaatttgagaatgctaaagttcaaaacatatcctgaacttaattcatatctcttagttgcagagcaaaatgatgagctattaatgaaaaatcagcaatcccgtcctactggtacacttgcaatccctgaagcaaatactgcaaataattataaacagggacaaggacgcgggcaaggtcgtggttataataaccatcaccatcatcatgccaaaagccataactatggtagaaaccatccttatggtaatggtaatgggcgaggacgtggtcgtggtcgtggtcgtggtggtcaaagaaataataatccacgaaaatataaatatcaaccacaaaacaagctcactaaacaagatgttgaagaaaattcttctaaaaattctgaagaatcttgctacagatgtggtagaatgggccactgggctaatacttgccgaacatctaaacatcttgttaagatgtatcaggattcgctgaaagataaagaaaaggaagtaaactttgtggataacgtcgatccaacagtcactgagaaaccatctgatttatatgaagatttcttgaatgtttaagttgtgtgtctttcgaaaaataaacgatttaatatcgtctgtctttgtcattatgtttgctaaatgtttcagtactatctatttgcatgtaaaatattgtgtaatattaatgtactcactatttatttcttatatatgaagttcaatatgaattttgctggaatacaacatcaatcaagtggtggagatctctgtatagcagacagtggaactacacatactatacttaaatccgagaaatattttattgatctaaaaccaacggaaggaactatacatacaatatcaggacctgctaacttgataaaagggataggaaaggcaaatttcatactaccaaatggtacaaaatttttaataaatgatgccttattttctcccaagtcaagtagaaatttattgagtttttccgacatataccttaacgggtatgattatcagtcagtgacaacaaaaaatgagaaatatttaagtatcactgacaagagtcatgtggttgaaaaactgccaagacttagttctggattacattatacacatataaatgtaccagaaatacatatggtagttaacgaaaaatatattgatcctggtgtattcagtttatggcataacagattaggccatccaggatcaacaatgatgaaaaggattattgaatgtactcatggacatccactaaaggatagaaaaatccatcatgatacaatggttccatgtacatcttgctctcttggaaaattgataactagaccctcaccacttaaggttgagaaagaatcaccaatgtttcttgaaagaattcaaggtgatatatgtggaccaattcatccaccatgtggaccatttagatatttcatggttctaatagacgcatctagcagatggtctcatgtttgtctgttatcaagccgtaatgtggcatttgcaaaatttcttgcccaaattattaaattgagagctcattttcctgattacaccattaaaagggtgagacttgataatgctggtgaatttacatctcaagcatttaatgactattgcatgtctataggaattgttgttgaacattctgttgctcatgtgcatacacaaaatggtttagccgagtcattgattaaacgtttacagttaattgctagaccattgataatgagaacaaaactccctgtatctatatggggtcatgcaattttacatgctgctgcattgattcgcatcagaccaagtgcaagtcataaatattcccccctacaacttgcttttggtcaagagccaaatatttcccatcttagaacatttggttgtgcagtgtatgttccaattgcgacaccacaacgtacaaaaatgggtcctcaaaggaggttgggaatatatgttggatatgaaacatcttcaatattaaggtatattgaacctatgacaggtgacgtttttacagcacgttttgctgattgtcattttaatgaaacattgttccctagattagggggagaaatgaaaaataaagaaaatgatgtttcatggtgtgaacctcaattaaagtatcttgatcctcgcacaaaagaatgcgagacagaagttcaaaagataatgcatatacaagaacttgcaaatcaattgcctgatgcatttacagatacaaaaacggtgacaaaatcatatataccagcagtaaatactccagctcgaattgaaattccaaaagctggcaataacgtcactcatgaatctttgccacgtcagaaacgtggaagaccaattggttcaaaggataaaaatcctcgaaaaagaaaatcagctgataatgaagtaaaagaaagtgttcaagaagaaccacaaatcagtactcctactgcagaggagattgatgatgtcaatacagaaattgcaatcaattatgcatattcaaaaatattatggaaccgaaatgaaatgaaaaatattgatgagaaattttcatttaatgttgcatatgacatcatgaataatgatgatgatccagaaccaacatctatggttgaatgtcaaaatagacatgattgggctcaatgaaaagaagcaatacgagctgaattagaatcactcaataaaagaaaagttttcggatccatcattctcactcctaaagatgtgaaacctgtaggatacagatggatttttgtccgaaaaagaaatgagaaaaatgaagttacaaggtataaagctagacttgtagctcaaggtttttctcaaagactgggaattgattatgaagaaacttattcccctgttatggatgcaattacttttaggtacttaatcagcctggcagtttctaaaaatttagaaatgcatctcatggatgttgtgactgct
This genomic window from Rutidosis leptorrhynchoides isolate AG116_Rl617_1_P2 chromosome 2, CSIRO_AGI_Rlap_v1, whole genome shotgun sequence contains:
- the LOC139891941 gene encoding amino acid transporter AVT1I-like: MEAKNQENYSLTIPLVLNSGDVEQGQEEYTNNINNASFISTCFNCLNSLSGVGILSIPYALASGGWLSLILLFIIASSTFYTGLLIKRCMDADPTIRSYPDIGDRAFGKTGRMIVSITMNVEFYLVATGFLILESDNLSNLFPHVSFDISGTRIGLKHGFLILVAFILLPTSCFNSMSVLSYISASGVLASMLILGSIFWAGAFDHIGFHEKGKVINWNGLPSAISLYTFCYCAHPVFPTLYTSMRNQRQFSKVLFICFALCTVTYSLMAIIGYLMFGSKAESQITLNLPTHHISSRVAICTTLVTPIAKYALMLTPIVNTIETHFQSSCNKKLFNSIVRTILLISTVIVALSIPFFGYLMSLVGALLSATGSITIPCLCYLKISGIYKKNGIELVIVGFVVMIGLVVGVVGTYVSLVDIIHHL